In one window of Paraflavitalea soli DNA:
- the dinB gene encoding DNA polymerase IV: MILTPQRHIAHFDLDTFFVSVECLQDSRLKGKPVIIGGSSDRGVVASCSYEARSFGIHAAMPMKLARRLCPQAVIRQGDMELYSKYSRLVTDVIADTVPLFEKASIDEFYVDLTGMDKYFGSQLYTANLKKKVIKESGLPISYALAGNKLVSKVATNEGKPNAEMCVAWGQEKSFLAPLSVAKMPGVGKETAFLLLKMGVETIKVLSEIPVEMLSNLLGKNGVSLWHHAQGMDETPVVPYHEQKSISTETTFQQDTIDLELLHAQLVRMTEKIAFQLREESKLTGCVTVKLRYSNFDTVTKQKTIAFTAADHKLIKVVRELFDALYERRMMVRLLGVRFTHLVPGNDQINMFEDTEHLVQLYQAIDSIKHQYGERFVGRARGLRPNS; the protein is encoded by the coding sequence ATGATCCTTACTCCACAACGACATATTGCCCATTTTGACCTCGATACATTTTTTGTATCTGTGGAATGCCTGCAGGACAGCCGCCTCAAAGGTAAGCCCGTTATTATTGGCGGCAGCAGCGACAGGGGAGTAGTGGCCTCCTGTAGTTATGAAGCGCGTAGTTTTGGTATCCATGCTGCCATGCCTATGAAACTGGCCCGGCGTCTTTGTCCGCAGGCTGTCATTCGTCAGGGCGATATGGAGTTATACAGCAAATATTCGCGCCTTGTTACAGACGTGATCGCCGATACCGTGCCCTTGTTTGAAAAAGCATCCATTGATGAATTTTATGTTGACCTGACCGGCATGGATAAATACTTTGGTAGCCAGCTTTACACTGCCAACCTTAAAAAGAAAGTCATTAAAGAGAGCGGCCTGCCAATCTCCTATGCCTTGGCAGGCAATAAACTTGTCAGTAAAGTAGCCACCAACGAAGGAAAGCCTAATGCTGAAATGTGTGTGGCCTGGGGGCAGGAGAAAAGTTTCCTGGCGCCGCTGAGTGTCGCCAAAATGCCCGGCGTAGGTAAGGAGACTGCTTTCCTGCTCCTGAAAATGGGCGTAGAAACCATCAAAGTGCTCAGTGAGATACCGGTAGAAATGCTGTCCAACCTGCTGGGCAAAAATGGGGTATCGCTCTGGCACCATGCCCAGGGAATGGATGAAACACCCGTAGTACCTTACCATGAACAAAAGTCTATCTCCACCGAAACCACTTTTCAGCAGGATACCATTGATCTTGAGCTGCTCCATGCCCAGTTGGTTCGTATGACCGAGAAAATTGCTTTTCAGCTGCGCGAAGAAAGTAAGCTCACCGGTTGCGTCACCGTAAAGCTGCGCTATTCCAACTTCGATACCGTTACAAAGCAAAAGACCATAGCTTTTACAGCGGCCGATCACAAGCTCATTAAAGTGGTGAGGGAATTGTTTGATGCGTTGTATGAACGCCGCATGATGGTAAGATTACTCGGCGTTCGGTTTACCCACCTGGTACCGGGCAATGATCAGATCAATATGTTTGAAGATACCGAGCACCTGGTACAATTATATCAGGCAATAGACAGTATCAAACACCAATACGGAGAGCGTTTCGTAGGCCGTGCCCGTGGTTTGAGGCCTAACTCCTGA
- a CDS encoding SOS response-associated peptidase: MCYYNGVRVTRIEYIRLKQLEKLIVNYDFLSNPLHVGFNYSNHPVLKKTEEGNDFDLVQMEWGFIPAYQKTRDSVSKMRFGYKDESGQFHPPITTLNAVSEELLLPRKIYRQAALTRRCLVLSTGFYEWRHLFPVSKKTGKPVKTAVKYPYHIGVKGKPYFFMAGIWQPWTDQSTGEYVESFAIITTAANGLMEQVHNSKKRMPTILPENLAFEWLLGDLSEERITELARYQYPAAEMEAYSIAKDFREALEPAEPFVYEDLPALEEAV; the protein is encoded by the coding sequence ATGTGCTATTACAATGGCGTGCGGGTAACCCGCATCGAATATATCAGGTTGAAGCAATTGGAAAAGCTCATTGTCAATTATGACTTTCTTAGTAATCCGCTGCATGTAGGATTTAACTATTCCAATCACCCGGTTTTGAAAAAGACTGAGGAGGGCAATGATTTTGACCTGGTACAAATGGAATGGGGCTTTATCCCTGCCTATCAGAAAACCCGCGATTCGGTGAGCAAAATGCGTTTTGGCTATAAGGATGAAAGCGGCCAGTTTCACCCGCCTATTACTACACTGAATGCTGTGTCGGAAGAATTGTTGCTGCCCAGAAAGATCTATCGACAGGCAGCTCTTACACGCCGGTGCCTGGTGTTATCAACAGGGTTTTATGAATGGCGACACCTGTTTCCGGTGAGCAAGAAAACAGGCAAGCCGGTGAAAACGGCGGTGAAGTACCCTTATCATATTGGCGTAAAGGGGAAACCTTATTTCTTCATGGCCGGGATATGGCAGCCATGGACGGATCAAAGTACGGGAGAATATGTGGAAAGCTTTGCCATTATTACGACAGCCGCCAATGGACTGATGGAGCAGGTACACAACAGTAAGAAAAGAATGCCCACGATATTGCCGGAGAATCTTGCCTTTGAATGGCTGTTGGGCGATCTTTCGGAAGAAAGGATCACGGAATTAGCACGGTATCAATATCCGGCTGCCGAAATGGAAGCATATTCTATTGCCAAAGACTTCCGGGAAGCGCTGGAGCCAGCGGAGCCGTTTGTCTATGAGGATCTGCCGGCATTGGAAGAAGCAGTGTAG